The genomic window GCATCAATCAGTCAGACTTCAGCGGCACCCACATCGTTACCATGGACCGCCCCGTTCACGATAGTCGCATTGACTCCGTGCAGGTGCAGAACCAGCGCGGGGCCAGGCGCGCCGTGCAGCACCTCATCCAGCAGCACAAGCACAAGCGCATTGTCTTTCTTGGATACAATCGCAACCTCTACACCGTACGGGCCCGCTTTGAGGGCTACCGCCGGGCCATGCTTGAAGCACGTCTGGAACCGGAGGCCACCTTCGAATGCTCATCGGAGGAAGTCACGGCAGAAATCCTGTCCACAATGCTGCAAGGCAAGGCCCCGGCAACGGCCTTCTTTACTGCAAACAATCTGACCACACGATATGCGCTTCACGCGCTGGTGGACAGCGGCGTAAAAGTCCCGGACGAAGTGGCCCTGGTGGGCTTTGATGACTTTGAGCTGGCCGACATTTTGCATCCGACCCTCACTGTGGTACGCCAGCCCGCCGCAGAACTCGGCCGTGTGGCCGCAAATCTGCTCTTTGATCGCATCAAGCGCAGTGAATTTCCTGAAGAGGGCAGCCACGTCGTGCTTCCCGTCGAACTGGTGCTGCGGCGATCCTGCGGCTGCAAAGGTCGGTAAAGGAGCGGAAATCCAGGGCCGCATCCTTGCAGAAAGCCCCGGGAAAAAATCACATCCCCTTCAGGATCGAGCCGACGATCCCGCCGACCACCCCGGCCTCGGTGGTTTCCCGGGCCTGTTCCTGGGGCATGTACTGCATCAACTGGTGCGCGAGCTTCGAGATCGGCAGGGTCTGCAGCCAGACCCGGCCCGGACCGGTAAGAGCAGCCAGAAAGATCCCATCGCCGCCAAAAATCATGTTCCGGATGCCAGATATGCGGGTAATCTGAAAGGACACTGTCCCCTGAAAGGCCCCAACATGGCCCGGATGCACACGCAGCATCTCTCCCGGAGCCAGGTCTTTCACAATGAGCTCGCCGGAAAGCTCAAGCCATGCCATGCCTACGCCGCTGACCTTCTGCAAAATGAACCCGTCGCCGCCAAAGATGCCGGCGCCCAGCGATTGCTGAAAACCTACACCGAGCTGGATCTGCGGGGTAGCGCACAGGAAGCCATGCCGATGGATGTAATACTCATGCCCACCGCTGACCTCTACCGGAACGATGTGTCCGGGGACCTTCGTGGCAAAGGCGACCTCTCCCGCCGCACCGATGGCCCGATACTCGGTCATAAAGAGCGTGCCGCCCCCGATGACGCGCTTGAAAGCGCCGAAGATGCCCCCTCCTCCTGCCATCTGCGTATGGGTCGTCATCTGGATGGAGCTGCTCATCCAGGAGAGCTCGCCCGCCTCCGAGATGACAGACTCATTTGGCTCAAGCAGCAGCTCAAGCACCGGCATGGTAGTTCCCTGGATACGGCTTTGCATAATCGATCCGGCTCCTGTAAGAACTATAGACTACCCATCCTTCATCCCTGTGTATAGCCCCGGCGATATCCGCGCATGTAGGCCTCGCGATACTCAGACTGATACTGCCAGAAGGGTCCTCCCAGCTGCGGACTGTACCCGGGTGTATTGGCATAGCGTTCGCTGTAGGTCGGGCGAAAGCTGTGCCCTTCCAGACGATCGCGCTCCCCATTCCGCATTCCATCGGCAAAGCCATTCTGCCGCGCCACCTGGACGATCGGCGGAAGATAGGCCGCGGCTGGCGGAGGGGGCGGAGCCACATAGTAAGCGGGGCGATTTTCGCATCCGGCCAGCAGGGCAAGCGCGGCCAGGAGCAAAAGTCCGGCAGTGCTGAATCTCATCGGTCTACCTCCGTGTCACATTGGCATGAACAGCACACAGAGGGGAAAAGTTTTCGGAGTCTTTTTCGCAGAAGCTGGGTTTGAAACTGGCTGGATTGAAACCAGGATTGTCCACTGCGGCAGGAAGAGCGCCTGCACATCTCCGCAGAGGGGCCTTGATGCCCAGTCGGCTGTGAAACCGCGCGATGCGGGCTTAAACCACAACGCTTTCCTGGTACTCGCCAAACACTTCTCGCATGGCCCCGGCAATCTCTCCTACGGTGGCGTAACTTTCCACCGCTTCGAGAATCGCTGGCATCAGGTTTTCTCCACTACGGGCGTGCTCCTTGACGCGCTCAAGGGCGGACTGCCAGCGGCCCCGGTCCCTTCGCATCCGCAAAGCTCGGACGCGCTCCACCTGCCTGCGCTCCAGCGCTTCATCCACGCGCTGCACCGGCACCGGAGGCTCCTCCTCACGGGTAAACCGGTTCACGCCAACAACCACCGTCTCGCCCTGGTCTACAGCGCGCTGGTACTCATAGGCTGCGTTCTGGATCTCCTGCTGTACCCATCCCTGCTCGATCGCCGGCAGCATCCCTCCTCGCGCTTCAATGCGGTTGAGATAGGCCTTGACCTGCTGCTCCATCTCATAGGTCAGCGTTTCGATACAGAAAGATCCGGCGCAGGGGTCCACGGTCTGCGCCACGCCAGATTCACAGGCGAGTACCTGCTGGGTGCGCAGGGCAATGCGCGCGGCCTCTTCGGTGGGCAGAGCAAGGGCCTCGTCATATCCATTGGTGTGCAGCGACTGCGTCCCTCCCAGTACGGCAGAAAGGGCTTGGATGGCCACCCGGACAATGTTGTTCTCTGGCTGCTGCGCTGTTAGCGTAGATCCCGCCGTCTGCGTATGAAAACGCAGCATCCAGGAGCGGGGATTTCTGGCCCCGAAGCGGTCCCGCATGATATAGGCCCAAACGCGACGGGCGCAGCGGAACTTTGCCACTTCACGCAGAAAATCATGATGTGCATTGAAAAAGAAAGACAACCGCGGAGCAAACCGGTCTACATCCAGGCCGGCATCGATGGCAGCCTGCACATAGGTCATGCCGTTGGCCAAAGTAAAGGCGACCTCCTGTGCTGCCGTGCATCCGGCCTCGCGCATGTGATATCCGGAAATCGAGATGGTGTTCCACTCCGGCACTTCCTCCTGGGCCCAGGCAAACATGTCGGTAATGATGCGCATGGCGTGGCGGATGGGATAAATATAGGTCCCGCGTGCAATGTATTCCTTCAGAATGTCGTTCTGCACAGTGCCGGAAAGCTTTCTGACATCCATGCCGTTGCGCCGGGCCACGGCAACATACAGGGCCAGCAGAATGCAGGCCGTAGCATTGATGGTCATCGAGGTCGAAATCCTGTCCAGCCGGATGCCGTCAAAGAGCCGCTCCATGTCCTCGATCGAGTCAATCGCTACACCCACTTTGCCGACCTCGCCCAGGGACATCGGATCATCGGAGTCATAGCCAATCTGCGTGGGCAGGTCAAACGCCACCGAGAGCCCGGCGGTGCCCTGTTCCAGAAGAAATTTGTAGCGTCGGTTGCTCTCTTCGGCATCTCCCATGCCTGCGTACTGCCGCATGGTCCACAGCCGCCCTCGGTACATGGTCGGCTGGATGCCCCGCGTAAACGGGAACTCGCCCGGAAATCCCAGGTCACGGACAGGATCAAAGCCAATGGCTACAAGGTCTTCGCGTGTGTAAACGGGTTTCGTGCTGTCAGACATGGTGAACAGAGGAGGATAGCAGAGCGGTTACGGAAATGGTGCCTGGTTACTGATATTGTTGGTCCTTTTTCTTCCCCGTAATGCCGCATTCATGGTGCAGACCGGATACTGGCCGCAGCAAGGAGAAGCGTATGACGGAGCTGCGGCGTATCTCGTACTTGTGGAAAGACCCCAACGTGGCCCAAGGCTATTCCACCGGAGTTTCACTGCACAGCCATACCAACCAATCCAAAGAAACACTCGATTTTCTGGCCAACCTGGGAGCACAGTACGGGTGGATGCGTCCTCTTCTGCGCGCCGGCGAACGGCGCTCCCGCAAGCACAATGTCTCTGTCAATTATGCGGCGGCATACTGGACGCCTCCTTTGACCCCGCGGCTGGCCTTTGAACTGGAAAACCGGCAGATTGAGAAGCTCGGCCTGATGCCGCTGGTCTCGCTCACCGACCATGACACCATCAGCGCCCCAATGCTGCTGCGCACCATTGCCTCTGCACGGCACATTCCGGTTTCTGTGGAATGGAGCGCCCCAATTGGCGGAGACCAGTCGTTTCATCTCGGCATCCACAACCTGCCCAGCGATTCCGGCGCCTCGTGGATGAAGATCTTTGAAGAGTACACGGCAAACCCGGATGAAAAAAAGCTGACCGAGATCCTGGCCGCCCTGCACAGCCTGCCCAACGTGCTGATTGTCTTCAATCATCCTATGTGGGACCTTTATCTGATTGGCGAGGCCCGGCACCAACTGCGCGTGCAGGAGTTTATGGAAGCCAACCACGAGTTCATCCATGCACTCGAACTCAACGGGCTGCGCCACTGGCAGGAAAACCGTGCGGTGAAGAAAATGGCGCAGCAGTGGCGCAAGCTGCTCATCTCAGGTGGTGACCGCCACGGAACAGAGCCTAATGCAAATGTGAACCTGTCGCATGCGGCAACCTTCACCGACTTTGTCCATGAGGTGCGCTACGAGGGACGCAGCCACGTGCTGTTCATGCCGCAGTATGCACAACCCTGGAAACACCGCATCCTGGAATCCACACTCGATGCCATTCGTGATTACCCAGAATTCCCACAAGGATCACGCCGCTGGGACGAGCGGGTCTTCCACCCCGACTGCAACGGGGTCGTTCGTCCGCTGCGTGAACTATGGCCAGGCGGAGAAGCACCCTCCTATCTGGGCATGGCCATCAAGGCCGTGCGCCTGATGGGCAGCCGTCCCGTCGCCGGAGGGTTGCGCATGGCATGGAACGAGTCCCGCGAACTGAAATTTGCCCTGGGGGAAGAAGTCGTTTAGCGGACGCGGTGGCCTGGCACATCTGGCACAGGGCCACCGACGACCCGCCGGACTACTTCACCACACCGCGCCCGGAGGACTCGATAAACTCGATCAGATAGGCCACATCTTCCGTGGCCACGCCTTCACTTTTCAGCTTTTCGAGTGCCTGCGTGGTGTTCATCTTTCCCGCCAGCAGATAGCGATAGGCATGTTGCAGCGCGCGCAGCCGCTCACGGTCAAACCCCCGTCGCTCCAGGCCCACTTTATTCAGCCCATAGGCATGGGTCTCGCGCTTGGCTGAGGTAAGAGAAAACGGAAGGACGTCCTGCACCACCGTGGTGCCTCCACCCGTGTAGGCATATTTGCCGATACGGCAGAACTGGTGCACCTGGTTAAGAGCGCCCACGGTGGCATAATCCTCAACAATCACATGACCAGCCAGCGTTGCCGCATTGGCAAGAATGCAATGGCTGCCAATCACGCTGTCGTGGCCGATGTGCGAGTAGGCCATAATCAGGCAATGACTGCCGATCTGTGTCGTTCCGCCGCCACCTGCCGTGCCGCGAGAGATGGTCACGCACTCCCGCACCACATTGTCATCGCCCATCACGACGCCGGTCGGCTCCCCTTTGTACTTCAGGTCCTGCGGGGCCACGCCCACACAGGCAAAGGGATAGAACCGGTTCCGTGCACCAGCGCGCAGATGGCCGTCGAGCACTACATGCGAGACCAGCTCGCACTCCTCTCCCAGCACCACGTCTGGGCCGATGGTGCAATAAGGGCCGACGGTGCAGGACTCCGGTATGACCGCCCCAGGGGAAATGATCGCTGTAGGATGGATGCTCACTCTTCTGCCACCGCAGTCAGTGCCGGGGCCTCGCTCTGCGCTTCCTGCCTGCGCCGCGGGACAAGCTGGCACATGATGATCGCTTCACAGGCAAGCTTTCCGTCCACCATCACCAGTCCCTCCATGCGGACCGCGCGCGTCTTCCACTGCAGAACATTGATCTCGATGCGAAGCTGGTCGCCGGGGACCACCGGACGACGGAACTTGGCGCGCTCAATCCCGGTAAAGACCATCAGTTTGTTTTCGCGGTCAGGGACCTCAGTGAGCAGCAGTGCGCCTCCGGCCTGCGCCATGGCCTCGATGACAAGCACGCCCGGCATGATGGGATAACTGGGGAAGTGCCCCTGAAAAAACGGTTCATTGATGGTGACATTTTTGATGGCGACGATGCGCTTCCTGCGCTCCATCTCAACGACACGGTCAATCAGCAAAAAGGGGTAGCGATGGGGCAGAATCGCCATGATGTCCGTAATTTCCAGCACCTGGCGCGCCTCCGGTGTGTGGGTGTGGTTCTCCATATCTGCCAGAGGTCATTATACGTTCTGCGAAACAGATGCGGTGCTGTCTTCACTGCTCTTGCGGCCTGCGCTGAGAATGAAAATTCTGCTCAAAAGCACAAGGAGCGGCCTCAGCTCAGGCCGCTCCTCGTCTGGCTTACTGCGGAGGCTGGGGCGGGGCGCCCTGTCCGTCCTGAGGAGGCTGCGGAGACGGTCCATCGCCCCTGCGCCCGTCCGGACCGGGACCGAAGCGATGCATGAGGATGCGCCGGTCCTCGGGCTGAATCGTCTTCAGCTTCTTCCACTGGTCCGGCGTCAGCACCTTGCGGATCTCCAGTAGCATTCGCGCATTGTTCTTTTCCAGCTCCGCCCGCGCCTGGGCAATGGCATCAATCTGCGCCAGGATCTTGCCCTCATCCGGCTGCTCGGCCTCCATCAGAGGCTGCATAATCAGCTCCTGCTTCTGAACCGTCGCGCTCAGATCGACCAGCTTAAGGCGGTTCTGTTGAAAGATGTCGTCCATCTTCTTTTGCTGGTCGGCCGTCAGGCCAATCTGCTGCGCGATCCGTGGATTGTCCCACCAGCGCCCATGCAGCATCCTTCCTTCAAAGGCCCTTTCCATCGGTGGAGGCTGCATCAGCGGCCCCTGCGCCTGCGCGCGCGCCCCACAGAAGAGGGCAAACGACAGTACCATTGCACCTGCATATTTGCTAATTTCTCGCATTGTTCTTCTCCCGTTGTCCTGTTGCACTCTGATCACTTCCATACAGCGAATCCAACTCTGCCAGCGGACGCATCGCGTCCGGCACCGCCTCAGAAACCTCGTCGGCCACCTGGTCCAGCAACTCGGCATCTGCTTCGCGCTGCTTTAATGCCTGCTGTTGCTCTGCCATGCGTGCCATTTGCGCATGATGGCGGTAATGGCCTGCGGCCGGTAACAGCACCGCCACTCCAGCCAGAGCGGCAAAGGCCCATTCCAGCATGATCCGTCGCTGCGCTGAACGCCTGCGCCGCGCGGCCTGCTCAAGCTGTATCAGCGTAGGCCGGGGGCCTTCCTGCTCGGCAATGTGCCATACCGCTGCCCGAAACTGCCGGATGGCATAGGCCATGTTCTCCAGGTCGCGCCGCGTTGCCGCATCGCTTTCCATCTGACGGATTGCCCGATTGCCTCTCATGCCATGCCTCCTGCCTTTGCCCTTACTGCTGCCAGCGCCCGGTACAGATGCGTCTTGACCGTGCTCTGGTTCATCCCCGTAACTTCTGCAATCTCTTTCAGTTCCATTTCCTCTACAAAGCGCAGCACAAAAACGCTGCGCTGTTTGGCGGGCAGCCGGTCGACTGCGTCCCATACCGCCCGGACCTGTGCCCGCGCGGTAAGGCTCTCCTCTGGAGAGCTGCGCTCATCCGGCAGCCAGTCACTGACGTCCATAGGGTCCAGGGCCGATTCTCGCGTCCTGGTCCAGAACCGCATCTTCCGGCTGCGCAGGTGGTCACGCAACAAGTTGGTGGCAATCTTCATCAGCCAGGTACTCAGGCTGCAATCGCCTCTGAAGCGATCCCGTGCCATGTAGGCGCGAAGAAAGCAGTCTTGCGTCAGGTTTTCCGCCGTGTCGCGGTCGCGCAGCGAGGCCAGCAGAAACCGAAAGATGCGTGGACGATACAGCCGCACGACCTCGTCGAAGTCCGCCAGCTCCAGCAGCGCCTGCTCTTCGGTCACCGGCGCCATCTCTGTCACAGCGATCTGTTCCATGCACAGGAATAGACGGGAGGGGCAGATTGGGAGTTTACGCACCATCCATGAGCAAGCAGGTCCTGTCCGTGTTGACTTTGCGCGATAATGTTTCCTAGCAGATGCGCCGCTTTCTTTCGTTCCGCGATTTTGACTGGACCCTGCTCGGGTTCGTCCTGGTGCTTTCCATCATCAGCATCCTTGAAATCTACAGCGCTACGCTGCACACCAAGTTTGTTGGCTTCCACAAGATGCAGGTCCTGTGGCTGCTGGGCGGTCTGGCGGCCATGTTTGCGCTCTCCGTCATTGACTACCACCGCCTGCTGGACTGGATCCATTGGATTTATGGCTTTTGTATCGTCTCCCTGATTGCGGTGCTGGCCGTAGGGACCCGGGTCAACGGCGGAAAACGCTGGATCAAGCTGCCGGGTGGCATCCATTTCCAGCCTTCCGAATGGGTCAAGCTGGTACTGATTGTGGCCGCAGCCCGATATTTTTCCAATCTGGCGGGAAAAGAGATTACCTGGACAGACATTTTCAAGGCCCTGGCCCTGGTCGGGGTGCCCATGTTGCTCGTGCTCAAACAGCCTGACCTGGGGACCGCCCTTACCTATTCTCCGGTGCTGATGATCGGCCTCTTTCTGGGAGGAATTGACTGGAAGAAGGCCGGAATCATCATCCTGGTCTGCCTGCTGGGGGCCGGCATCATCTGGAAGAGCGGCAAGGTGTTGAAACCCTATCAGAAGGCTCGTCTCACCAGCTTTCTGAACCCGGAAGAAGACCCGCGGGGTTCGGGCTACCAGATTTTGCAGTCAAAGATTGCCGTGGGTGATGGCGGCGTCTTTGGCCGCGGAGCCACCAAAGGGACGCAGACACAGGGTGACTTCCTGCCCATCCCATACACGGACTTTATTTTTGCCGCCTACTGTGAGGAACACGGGTTTATCGGCGCGATTCTCGTCTTGCTGCTATACTTTTTAATATTGATGCGTTTGATTCAAAACGCTCAAACAGCCGCCGACCTGCCGGGTACGTTCATCGTGATGGGCGTAGTGGCCGTGTTGATCTTCCAGATCGCGGTCAACATCGGTATGGTGATCGGGCTGATGCCGGTTACCGGAATCCCTTTGCCATTAATGAGTTACGGAGGGTCTTCGGTGCTGTTCACGTTTCTGGCTCTGGGCATGGTGATGAACGTCCGCATGGGCCGCTTCGTGAACTGAAAGGCACGAGAGGTTTTTTGTTCCGGTTTGCGCTCTTTTTGGGCCCAAACCGGGAGGAAAGTTTTCAGGAATTTAATTATTAGCCGGCCTGAGGCGGATCGCCCTGCCGGTCAGGACCAAGGAATGAGCGCGCTGAGACGGGTAACGGCCCCGCCAAACAGATTGGCTGAAGCGGTCACAAAATCTCTGCGCCCAGATAGCCTTCCCGAAATCAACCAAAATTTTCATGGACCACAACGGTCCCCTGGAGTCTGGTGGAATACGGCCATCTCATTGTCATCTCTGGTCTCGTCCGGTTTTCCGGTGTGATCTGCCTCGGCTGAAAGAGGCAGTATGTCAAAAGAAATTTGCATCTCCAGCACGCCGCATGAGACGCGGCTTGCGATTTTAGAAAACGACCAGCTCGCCGAGATTTATTACGAGCGGGAAAATGAATACACCCTGGCCGGTTCCATCTACAAAGGCCGCGTCACCCGGGTCCTGCCCGGAATGCAGTCGGCCTTCGTGGACATTGGACTCGAACGCGATGCCTTCCTCTATGTAACCGACTTTCTCGAAGAGCAGGAAGATTCAGCGGACTTTGAGCGCATCAGCGTCCCACCCGCCCCGAAGGCAGAGAAAGCAGAGGAGCACGAAGAACAGCCATCCGCCGCGGAAGAACCGTCTGAGCAGGCCCCGGAAGGCACACGCCGCTGGCGTGGACGCCGTGGTCGCCGCGGCCGTGACACTCGCACCGCGCAACAGGCGCAGGAAGAGAACGGACATCGTCCCGAAACGCCGGAGGCAGTAGTAGAAGAAAGTCCTGCCGCGGAACCAGCAACGGTCCCCGAGCAGGGCCTTCCAGCGCACCTTCCCATCCTGCTTCCCGGCGAATCTCTTTCAAAATATGGTGGCAGACCAGCATCCGAGCCGGAAAGTCCTGCTCTGTCCAGACCGGTCTACACCACCTCCAAACCCTCTACTCTGGTAGAAGGCCCGATTGCATGGACAGGAGGAGATCTGCTTCCCGGTGAGTCGCGCGCCTGGCGTTCAGTCCGCTCCGAACAGGCAGCAGTCGACGGAGAAGCCGCAGCGGCCGTGGTCCCTGATCTGCCGGAAGTCCAGCCGGAGGAGGCCTCCGAGGCCTTTCCTGAGGCTGCCTCTCCTGAGGCATCGCCCACATCCCAAAGCGACGAAGACCAAAGCGCGACTGCAGAAGCACCGGTACCCGTCGAGGCCCCTGTCGCAGTCCATGAAGCTGCGGCTCTAGAGCCGGAAGCGCCACTGGAAACCGTCGAAGAGGTCCAGGAGTACGAGCCAGAAAACGCCCAAGCTTCACACCGCGTTGACATTACCTCTTCTCTTGAGTTCCGCGTCCCCGCCGCCGAGGAAAATGGACCCGCTGCTTCTTCCCTAGAGCCTGAGGAAGCCGCCGAAGTCAGCGAGGCTGTTGCCCCTCTGCAGGAACCTGCCGAAACCGCCGCCCAGCCGGCCTTTGAAGTGGAATATCAGGAAGAAGAGCAGCCGGCCCCAGCCGAGGAAATCCTCGAACAGGACGGTCAGCCGGCACACGAGTTCGCCCCGGGACCCGGCACCCTTGAAGAAGAAGTCATTGAAGAAGACGAATACGACTTTGAACCGCTGGCGGCCCATGCCGATGAGCAGGACATCGAGGACCTCGAAGAAGAGGTGCTCGACCATGAGATAAACGGCGCAGACCTTGGCGCCATGGTCCGCGACCTGCACATCAATCAGCGCGTCCATTTTGGTCCGGAAGGCGCCTTGGTGGAAGAGGTCGATGAAGATCTTCCCTCGGAAACGGCGGAATCCGAAGCCGAGATGGAAGATGTTGAAGAGGCCGAAGAAGAAGTTGAGGAACAGCAGCAGGGACCTGACCAGGTCCAGCGCGAGCGCCGCCGCACCCGTGGACGCCATGGCCGCCGTCGCCACGGAGGAGTCCGCCGCGCCACGGCACAGGTGACCGACATGCCGGCCATTACCGAGCTGCTGAAGCCGGGGCAGGAGATCCTGGTCCAGATCGCAAAAGAGCCCATCGCCAAGAAGGGCGCACGCATTACCAGCCACATTGCTCTGCCGGGACGCTTTCTGGTCTTCATGCCGACCGTCAACCATGTTGGCGTCTCACGCAAAATCTCATCAGATGAGGAACGCTACCGCCTGAAGCGCATTCTCATCAGCGAAAAGGGCGCGGCTTCCGGCGGATTCATCGTCCGCACGGCTGCCGAAGGCGCCAGCGAAGAGGAGCTGCGCGCGGACCTGCGCTTCCTCATCAACCTGTGGAACGACATTAAGCACCGCTCGGACGAGGCCAAGGCCCCGGCCCTGATCTATCACGACCTGAATCTGGTTGAGCGCGTGCTGCGCGACCAGGTCAGCGAGAGCTTCTCCACGATCTGGGTGGACAGCGAAGCAGAGTACGAGCGCGTGGTGCGCTTCCTGAACCGCTTCCAGCCCTCAC from Pseudacidobacterium ailaaui includes these protein-coding regions:
- a CDS encoding LacI family DNA-binding transcriptional regulator; amino-acid sequence: MERKPTMNDVARIAGVGTMTVSRVLNGSANVTEETARRVYHAIEKLGYRPNEMARALRSLKSRTIGLIVPYLYDQFFATCAHAVNMVARDQGYSVMLTTSNNDPHTEYEEAQSMVQRHVEGMVIIPADIRKSRINQSDFSGTHIVTMDRPVHDSRIDSVQVQNQRGARRAVQHLIQQHKHKRIVFLGYNRNLYTVRARFEGYRRAMLEARLEPEATFECSSEEVTAEILSTMLQGKAPATAFFTANNLTTRYALHALVDSGVKVPDEVALVGFDDFELADILHPTLTVVRQPAAELGRVAANLLFDRIKRSEFPEEGSHVVLPVELVLRRSCGCKGR
- a CDS encoding TIGR00266 family protein, translated to MQSRIQGTTMPVLELLLEPNESVISEAGELSWMSSSIQMTTHTQMAGGGGIFGAFKRVIGGGTLFMTEYRAIGAAGEVAFATKVPGHIVPVEVSGGHEYYIHRHGFLCATPQIQLGVGFQQSLGAGIFGGDGFILQKVSGVGMAWLELSGELIVKDLAPGEMLRVHPGHVGAFQGTVSFQITRISGIRNMIFGGDGIFLAALTGPGRVWLQTLPISKLAHQLMQYMPQEQARETTEAGVVGGIVGSILKGM
- a CDS encoding acyl-CoA mutase large subunit family protein; amino-acid sequence: MSDSTKPVYTREDLVAIGFDPVRDLGFPGEFPFTRGIQPTMYRGRLWTMRQYAGMGDAEESNRRYKFLLEQGTAGLSVAFDLPTQIGYDSDDPMSLGEVGKVGVAIDSIEDMERLFDGIRLDRISTSMTINATACILLALYVAVARRNGMDVRKLSGTVQNDILKEYIARGTYIYPIRHAMRIITDMFAWAQEEVPEWNTISISGYHMREAGCTAAQEVAFTLANGMTYVQAAIDAGLDVDRFAPRLSFFFNAHHDFLREVAKFRCARRVWAYIMRDRFGARNPRSWMLRFHTQTAGSTLTAQQPENNIVRVAIQALSAVLGGTQSLHTNGYDEALALPTEEAARIALRTQQVLACESGVAQTVDPCAGSFCIETLTYEMEQQVKAYLNRIEARGGMLPAIEQGWVQQEIQNAAYEYQRAVDQGETVVVGVNRFTREEEPPVPVQRVDEALERRQVERVRALRMRRDRGRWQSALERVKEHARSGENLMPAILEAVESYATVGEIAGAMREVFGEYQESVVV
- a CDS encoding PHP domain-containing protein, producing MTELRRISYLWKDPNVAQGYSTGVSLHSHTNQSKETLDFLANLGAQYGWMRPLLRAGERRSRKHNVSVNYAAAYWTPPLTPRLAFELENRQIEKLGLMPLVSLTDHDTISAPMLLRTIASARHIPVSVEWSAPIGGDQSFHLGIHNLPSDSGASWMKIFEEYTANPDEKKLTEILAALHSLPNVLIVFNHPMWDLYLIGEARHQLRVQEFMEANHEFIHALELNGLRHWQENRAVKKMAQQWRKLLISGGDRHGTEPNANVNLSHAATFTDFVHEVRYEGRSHVLFMPQYAQPWKHRILESTLDAIRDYPEFPQGSRRWDERVFHPDCNGVVRPLRELWPGGEAPSYLGMAIKAVRLMGSRPVAGGLRMAWNESRELKFALGEEVV
- the lpxA gene encoding acyl-ACP--UDP-N-acetylglucosamine O-acyltransferase encodes the protein MSIHPTAIISPGAVIPESCTVGPYCTIGPDVVLGEECELVSHVVLDGHLRAGARNRFYPFACVGVAPQDLKYKGEPTGVVMGDDNVVRECVTISRGTAGGGGTTQIGSHCLIMAYSHIGHDSVIGSHCILANAATLAGHVIVEDYATVGALNQVHQFCRIGKYAYTGGGTTVVQDVLPFSLTSAKRETHAYGLNKVGLERRGFDRERLRALQHAYRYLLAGKMNTTQALEKLKSEGVATEDVAYLIEFIESSGRGVVK
- the fabZ gene encoding 3-hydroxyacyl-ACP dehydratase FabZ, whose protein sequence is MENHTHTPEARQVLEITDIMAILPHRYPFLLIDRVVEMERRKRIVAIKNVTINEPFFQGHFPSYPIMPGVLVIEAMAQAGGALLLTEVPDRENKLMVFTGIERAKFRRPVVPGDQLRIEINVLQWKTRAVRMEGLVMVDGKLACEAIIMCQLVPRRRQEAQSEAPALTAVAEE
- a CDS encoding Spy/CpxP family protein refolding chaperone translates to MREISKYAGAMVLSFALFCGARAQAQGPLMQPPPMERAFEGRMLHGRWWDNPRIAQQIGLTADQQKKMDDIFQQNRLKLVDLSATVQKQELIMQPLMEAEQPDEGKILAQIDAIAQARAELEKNNARMLLEIRKVLTPDQWKKLKTIQPEDRRILMHRFGPGPDGRRGDGPSPQPPQDGQGAPPQPPQ
- a CDS encoding RNA polymerase sigma factor produces the protein MEQIAVTEMAPVTEEQALLELADFDEVVRLYRPRIFRFLLASLRDRDTAENLTQDCFLRAYMARDRFRGDCSLSTWLMKIATNLLRDHLRSRKMRFWTRTRESALDPMDVSDWLPDERSSPEESLTARAQVRAVWDAVDRLPAKQRSVFVLRFVEEMELKEIAEVTGMNQSTVKTHLYRALAAVRAKAGGMA
- the rodA gene encoding rod shape-determining protein RodA, coding for MRRFLSFRDFDWTLLGFVLVLSIISILEIYSATLHTKFVGFHKMQVLWLLGGLAAMFALSVIDYHRLLDWIHWIYGFCIVSLIAVLAVGTRVNGGKRWIKLPGGIHFQPSEWVKLVLIVAAARYFSNLAGKEITWTDIFKALALVGVPMLLVLKQPDLGTALTYSPVLMIGLFLGGIDWKKAGIIILVCLLGAGIIWKSGKVLKPYQKARLTSFLNPEEDPRGSGYQILQSKIAVGDGGVFGRGATKGTQTQGDFLPIPYTDFIFAAYCEEHGFIGAILVLLLYFLILMRLIQNAQTAADLPGTFIVMGVVAVLIFQIAVNIGMVIGLMPVTGIPLPLMSYGGSSVLFTFLALGMVMNVRMGRFVN
- a CDS encoding Rne/Rng family ribonuclease, whose translation is MSKEICISSTPHETRLAILENDQLAEIYYERENEYTLAGSIYKGRVTRVLPGMQSAFVDIGLERDAFLYVTDFLEEQEDSADFERISVPPAPKAEKAEEHEEQPSAAEEPSEQAPEGTRRWRGRRGRRGRDTRTAQQAQEENGHRPETPEAVVEESPAAEPATVPEQGLPAHLPILLPGESLSKYGGRPASEPESPALSRPVYTTSKPSTLVEGPIAWTGGDLLPGESRAWRSVRSEQAAVDGEAAAAVVPDLPEVQPEEASEAFPEAASPEASPTSQSDEDQSATAEAPVPVEAPVAVHEAAALEPEAPLETVEEVQEYEPENAQASHRVDITSSLEFRVPAAEENGPAASSLEPEEAAEVSEAVAPLQEPAETAAQPAFEVEYQEEEQPAPAEEILEQDGQPAHEFAPGPGTLEEEVIEEDEYDFEPLAAHADEQDIEDLEEEVLDHEINGADLGAMVRDLHINQRVHFGPEGALVEEVDEDLPSETAESEAEMEDVEEAEEEVEEQQQGPDQVQRERRRTRGRHGRRRHGGVRRATAQVTDMPAITELLKPGQEILVQIAKEPIAKKGARITSHIALPGRFLVFMPTVNHVGVSRKISSDEERYRLKRILISEKGAASGGFIVRTAAEGASEEELRADLRFLINLWNDIKHRSDEAKAPALIYHDLNLVERVLRDQVSESFSTIWVDSEAEYERVVRFLNRFQPSLVRRVKLYTKETPLFEQFGIQDEISKALKSKVWLKSGGSIVINQTEALVAIDINTGKYVGKTARLEDTILKTNLDAIPEIVRQIRLRDLGGIIVIDFIDMDERKNRQKVMQALEEELKNDRAPSKVLQFNDFGLVAITRKRVKQSLERTLSVPCYICSGTGMVKSPVTVCNEIYIEMRKMQKHLDRNDVLLRVHPEVVKSLKANNARWLNEMEEMTGKTIIVKSDPTIHPEQFDIH